Sequence from the Priestia megaterium genome:
ATTTCCTTGCCAAATTTTTTCGAATTGTGCAGCTCCTTCATCGCCATATACTGAGCCGATTGCAGCTTTAAAATCTGCTGTGTTAGCATTTTCTAACCAGCTAACATAGTCGTAATCTTTTGAACCGTTAAACCCTTTTTCCATTCCCATTGTTGCTAAAGCAAAATGTTCTGCTGCTAAGCTGTTTAATGAAGACCGTAAATCTGCTGCTGGTGTATCTACTTTTGTATTGTCGAATTTATCGGGCATTTGCATTACGATTGCATTTGATAACGCTTTACTAATTGCAAACATTTGCTGATATCCTTCGCGGTATGTCTTCGCGGCTGCCTCATAGTCACCTTCTACATAATCTTCAAACGTTTCTTTTACTTGATCTTCGTGTACGCGAAGCGCTTCTTTTGCAGCATCTTCAGGTAGTTTACCCTCCGTAGCAGTGCTTAGAAACTTAGCAAATTCATTCACGAATTGATCTACTTCTTTATCTACTTCAGCCATGGCTTCTTTGTCGTTTTCTTTTGTTGCTTTTACAAAATCATCTGTGTAATTATTATGCTCTCTAAAAATTCGTTCAAATTCAGCCGCTCCTTTATCACCATAGATCGACGCAATGGCTGGCTCCATGTCGACGGCATTTTGATCCAACGCCTTGAACGCAGCTTCAGCATCTTTAGAGCCGTCATAAGCTGTTGTCATAGCGGCAACGGCAAGCGTAAAGTGTTCAGATAATAGGTAGTCTAAGTTCGCTCGTAGATCTGAAGCTTTTGTTACTGCCGTTGGTTTTGCTTCCTCTGCATTTGCAATAGTCGGCATCAATAGTGAAGCTCCTAGTACAGGGATCATTAATTTTTTACTTAATTTCATCATTTTCCACTCTCCTCATTTTTAGTTGATGTACGCCACTTTTTTCATTCTTAATACATCTTAAATCATCAAATAGATTGAAGATTTTGAATATTCTACACATTAAACCTTCATGTTCCCTCACATTTAATGATCCTTTTTAGGGAGTATTCTCTTTCTATCTACTAAACGATTGCTGAGTGACGTTGGATCACTCTTTTAAAAAAATTTTTAAAATGTCATTTTCGTGAAGAATTCCTTTTCTACTTACCTAACGAGCACCTTATTCTGTTGGATCACTTTTTTTAAAATTATTTTAAATTCAACAGAAAAAGAGATTGAGACATAACAAGATAAATTCAATTTAAAGACGAACAAATGGGATAAATGAGTTAGTATGAATCACTTCTAACACCGCTGTTGATTTCCGTGCAAGACTTCGCTTTCCGCGGGCAGCCGCTGAGCCTTCTCGTCGCTTGCGCTCCTGCGGGGTCTCATCTCTTCCGCTTTTCCCGCAGGAGTCTTCGCTTTTCCCTCCAATCAACAGCTAGAAGCCATTATATACATGAAACCTACGTTTACTATGCCAATGAAAAAATCCGAACGAGTTGGATTCTCCATCAAGAATCTCAATTCATCGTTCGGATCTTCCTTCAACTAAACTACTTTTGTCTCAGCCTCTTTTTATCTTTACTTATTTAAAAAATTCCACATCACGTCGTTGACTTCTTGTGGCTTTTCATGCTGAGGGGCATGAGATGCTTCAGCTAATCGGTGAACAGATATGTTTGGCACATATTCTTCAATACCATCTAAGTTTTCAGGCATAAAAGTAGGATCTTGATTTCCCCAAATAATTTGTACCGGGATGTTTAACACTTCTTCTTCTAACGGAAACAAAGATTTTCTTTGAAGGTCTTCTTCTGTGAAAATCTTTAAATTGCGGTAATAACTTAGCATTGACAGCACAGAGCCATTTTCCCAAGAGTTCATGTATGCTTGAACATCATCGGC
This genomic interval carries:
- a CDS encoding copper amine oxidase yields the protein MMKLSKKLMIPVLGASLLMPTIANAEEAKPTAVTKASDLRANLDYLLSEHFTLAVAAMTTAYDGSKDAEAAFKALDQNAVDMEPAIASIYGDKGAAEFERIFREHNNYTDDFVKATKENDKEAMAEVDKEVDQFVNEFAKFLSTATEGKLPEDAAKEALRVHEDQVKETFEDYVEGDYEAAAKTYREGYQQMFAISKALSNAIVMQMPDKFDNTKVDTPAADLRSSLNSLAAEHFALATMGMEKGFNGSKDYDYVSWLENANTADFKAAIGSVYGDEGAAQFEKIWQGNHINAQAELVSAQVKGDESGEKAAKDKLHKFAQEFGTFLGTATDGNLPTADAQAAIKAHEDTVIKTFEQYASGDYAGSYDTYREGYKLMFGVGQALGEAIVKQNPDKFAETAMPTDMPKTGMGGASESTMNPLTAIYIALGSLAVLTTGVILRKKPVSK